In Bacillota bacterium, the genomic stretch TCTATAAAGTCGCAGATGTTTTTCTCATGTATCCCTGTTTCATACACATCGACCTTACAAAATGGATTGATCCTTTTTACAATATCTCCTATTTCCTGGGCTTTGTTTGCACCAAGCGTATCAATATAGCAGCCGTTTTGCCGGTTAATGTTACAGGCTTCAAACTCACCTGGGTCGGCCACTTTAATATGGCCTATTCCCGCTCTTGCAAGTGTCTCGGCAATTAAGCCGCCATCACCGCCAACACCGGCAATTACGACTGTTGCATTTTTAAGTATCTCTTGCTCATTTTTAGACACTATGCCGATATTCCGCATAAAAAGCTCGCCGTAATCCGGTAGATCCGGCTTTATCTTTAACAATTTCAATCGCGTTCACCTGCAGCTTTTCTTCTGGTTTGCTTGAAAAATAGATATAGCGAAGGATTCTTGTCGTGAAGGTTCTGCATGGTTTCTTCAATATCAAGGACATATGGAGCGGTGACATCGCCCAAGCAATATTTGCAGTCCCCTACCTGTTTAAAGATAAAGCCCAGCCTTCTCGACAGCGCGATAAATCTCCTATCTAGGATGGCATACCAGTACTTGATTCCATGGTCGATGCTGTAATCGTATATGGCTTTGCAGAGGCTAAGCATAATGTCATGGTCTATACTCCTCTTCTCCCTCAAAACGACCAGCCTCGAAAC encodes the following:
- a CDS encoding GNAT family N-acetyltransferase, with the protein product MLIRQALSKKDKEQIFALRYRVFCEEKEYISLSSSEDCLESDEFDQHAIHFIALDEKENAIGSIRLILDSPTGFPVNKYFGIPKMDVPGVAAEVSRLVVLREKRSIDHDIMLSLCKAIYDYSIDHGIKYWYAILDRRFIALSRRLGFIFKQVGDCKYCLGDVTAPYVLDIEETMQNLHDKNPSLYLFFKQTRRKAAGERD